The sequence cgtgattcgtgattcgtgattcgtgagttTGCTGTGATTGCTGTGATTGTTTCGAGCGGCCTCTCTACCTTTCGGCCATAACCTTCCGAAAACGATCCAAGCCAAAATCAAAGAAGAACGACAAGAACCAGAAGAAAAACGAAAATTCGCCGTCCAGTTTGCCGCGGCGAggcaattgtgaatgctCGCTTAGTCATGCTGGCTAATCGAGACGCGTAAAGTGGTGCTCCACATGCAAGCAGGATGTGAGTGAGCCTTGATACTCATAACTGCCACTTACTCTGCACCGTCTGCATACACAGCCATCGTTGTCCTCAAGCGCGAGGCTCCATTTGCCGGtctgcatctcgtctcTGTCCCGCAACGCTCATGACCGACTCCACACCTGGACTGGCAAGATGAAGCGCAAAGTGCTGCTTATGGGCCAATCCGGCTGCGGGAAAACGTCGATGCGTTCGCTCATCTTCTCCTCCTACCGAGCGGCCGACACACGGCGACTCGGCTCCACACTCGACGTTGAACATTCACATGTGCGCTTCCTCGGAAACCTCGTGCTCAACCTGTGGGATTGTGGCGGTCAGCAGTCATACATGGACTCGTACCTCGACAAACAACGTTCGCAGGTGTTTTCTACCGTCGGCGTGCTCATCTACGTCTTCGACCTCGTCGCCGCCGCAGAGGGAGGAGACGAAGATCAAACCGAATGGGAACGTGATCTGCGCTACTACAAGGACTGTGTCTCGGCGCTGTACCAGTACAGCCCGGATGCGCAGGTGTTCTGCCTGTTGCACAAGATGGATCTCATCGACAAGTCTAGGAGGGCAGCAGTATATTCTCACCGTGTCAAGCAGTTGAggcgcaagagcaaggaGGTAGCACATGCAGCAGGTAGCAAAGCCGACGGTTTCAGGGTGCAATGCTTTGCCACAAGCATCTGGGACGAAAGCTTGTACCGCGCTTGGAGCCGAATTGTGCAGACCCAGATTCCGGCGCTGAGCGTGCTCGAGAGGCATCTGCAGCTGTTTGTCGATACgtgctcggcgagcgaAGTGGTCGTGTTTGAACGTACCACCtttctcgtcatcgccaaagCGTTTGGAACGTCCACCAAAGAAGCGCTATCCTCTTCGTTTGAAAAGGCTCGGCTTGGTGCCAGCTCAGGCTTCAGCtacgacgaggacgaagaaggcATGGAAGGCTTCCGCGATACCCAAGGTAAATTACCCAACACCTCACTAGGTTCCGGCTTCTTCCACGCATCCGACTCGgccttctcctcctcctcgtcgtccacctcgAAACCCACCTCGACAGCGTTGGACCCGGAACGCTTCGAAAAGGTCTCGGAACTCATCAAGAACTTCAAGCTCTCCTGCCAGAAGCTGCCCGCTAAAACGTCGCAATCCGAGTTCCAGGCGATGGAACTCAGAACATCCACCTTTTCGGCTTACATCGACAGTCTCACCTCGAATACGTACATCATGATCCTCATCGCCGACCCCGCCATCCATCTCGCAAGCGTCAAACTCAACGTCCAGCTCGCTAGAGATCATTTTGAACGTCTGCAGGCAATCAACCTGCATCCATAGTCAGCATGCTTTCGAAATCCGTCATTGCATTCAGCTCAactcagctcagctctcTGGTCGCGCACAGAGATCGAGCGCACAAGAATGTGACTTTGGTTGGGTGTGGTACGGGTGCAGGTGTTGAGGCGCTTACGACTCGCGCTAGAGGATGTGCAGCTTGGAGGAtgatgctgccgctggGCTGGATGGCGGACCGGTTGAAGACTTGTGTGTGTTCTTGGGCGGAGCTTTTCGTCGTGGCGGTCGGGTGTTCGGTTTGGCTGTGTCGACGTGCGCGAGTGGTTCGGCAACATGGGCGCTGGTAGAAGCACTGGTATCGCGGTTCTTGGTAGCAGTCTTGCAAGTCGCTGCTTTCCGCGTCGCGACGTGCGCCGCTTGAGCACGGCTTGGTGTAGCAGCGCCGTCGGCGTCGACCGCCCGCTTACCTGTCCGTTTTTTACGTGTCTCCTTCCTGCTCGACTTGTCTttctctgcttcttgcagcttggcttgctccTCGGAAGCAGGAGCGACCGCCTTTgccttgtccttcttgtcccTCTTGTCTTTTGTGTCTTTCGtgtccttcttgtccaACTTGTCCTTCGtgtccttcttgtcctttGTACTTGTCTTGGCTCTGACCTTGTCCTCGGCaccgacagcagcaacgctaGGTCCACCTGTGACACCAACACCTGCGCTTCGCGCCGCCGTCACGATTGTTGGCTTGTCAGCAGCTTTCTGCATCTTGTCGGCGTATCTGGTTGACGCGTCCGACTGCGCCATTTTTTGCTCGCGCAAATGCAGCAATAGCGGGGTCACTTTTCCTGCGAGCCGTCTTGCCTCGGTTTCTTTTTCCTTGCCCTTGGaatcgagcagcgaggcgagcagctcgccttCAGACCGTTGGACTTGGTCATCAGCCTTGCTAAGCCGTTCGAGGAAGCATTGGTAGTCGGCATCCTTGTCGATTGTGCCTTGCTGGGCGTCGAGTTTGGCGGCTCGAGGTCCGCCACGTGTGCCAGTGCGAGGAGTGGAGACAACCACTTTTTGGTAAGGAGCGAACTCGACAATCGCGATCGACTCGTTGCCTCTGCTGTCGCGGAAAATGTGGCCGTCGAAAGCCTTGTAGAATTGGACAAGCATTTGCGCATCCAGGAAGCGCACGTATGCGCGTGCGTGTTTGTTTTGCTTGTTCGTGTCGGTCTTGAGCTTACCCGCAACGAATTGCTTGTAGTCGACCGTGGGTGTGGGGCTGGTCGAAGCTGATGAGGTCGCAGCCGAGCGTGAATCCGAAGTGTGAGCCTCAGACGTTTCTGCGCCTGGTTGTGCTGGTGCAGACGACGTCTGTGCTGTCGTGGTGAGTGCTTGACAATCGgctgaatcacgaatccatGGCGAGACAGCTTTCCAAAACACGTGTGCAGGCAGGTTTGGTGGCAATCGTCGGATGACCACCTTGCTCTTGAACTGCGGTGTAGCCTTTGTCTGACGAGGAGGCTGCACcttcgctttcgctttcggcGCCTCTTTTGTGGCTTGTTTCGTCGACTGCTTGGCGCCAGCCTGCGAAGGCGGTGCTAGAGTCGGAGGCTTCGAACGTCGACCTTGCGTAGTGGACGCAACTGGTCCAGACTTgtcttgagcagcagcagcgacgttTGGAGCgtttcgagctcgagcctgtgcagcagcgcgctcCTTGTTTTGCTGCGCCTTGGCACGGTTGCTGAGCGCCCTGTCGTTTTGTTGCGCCTTGTGCGTTTGCTGAGCCTTGACCttggaagcagaagcagaagcatcCGCGATGGCAGGCGAGCCTCTTTGTGACTGCGACATGGTCGCACTCGTATGCGATGGCAAAGTAGATTGATTTGAAACAAGAGCGGGGGAAGACGCACCGagatcaatcacgaatggagcaaatcgtgaatcgtgcgtgatttgtgattgacgaGGGTGACAGACGCGAgaccttcacgcttggtgCTTGCCCAGGGTCCAAACTCAGtcacaactcacaactcacaactcacctgtgactgtgactgtgactgtgactgtgactgtgactgtgactgtggaTTTGTATGTGTTAGGTTTGTAATTCGCGTTTGGCGCTGATACAACCCAACGCAGAGACTCGCAGCTTTTGACTGGTGACtggtgactgtgactgGACTGCTGCctgaaattcgtgattcgtgattgtaatTTACAGTACattttcacgatttagATTTTTGTTGCGGTTCATGTTGCTAAGCACAGCGTTCCGAGTTCCGGAGCAGCTTGACTGGTGTGGAGGGAGCGCACACGTTGGACATTTTTGGCTTCTTTGTCTCTGACCatcatcgcatcgcatcgcttCTCATCTCATCCGACTTTTCTGGTGGCAGCATTTGGCGATTATCGCGCTCTCGAATCTGATTACCAGCTGAAACGCTGCAGCTGAACCACCCGCAGGATGGCGCGCAAAAGTACACGAGCAGCCAACAAGTGCGACGAGCACAAACCTGTATGCAAACCCGCGCGCATCACCGAGACATCAGCGTCTTTGTCAACAACGGCGCATCAATCCGAAGCAGGTGGCATCACAGATACGAGCGCAAACGCTAGCACGGCGAGACATGAAGTACTGCTAGCCGAACAACCGATGCCGCAAACGACGCCTGCGTCCACGAACGCCGAGCTCACTGCATCCGAAGCTGTACCCCAAGCCGAGCCGTCAACGTGTGCATCCACCGGGAAGCCGACCATGGAAGAACGACAGGCGAGGCTGTCTGCTCTGCGATCCAAGATGTCTGCCTCGTCACGAGCGAACCGCCGCGAGATTCTGGACGAACAATCGCGCGCACGCACGCTTTCGCAAGCAGGTGCATCTACGTCTTCACGCAAGCTAGCCAAGGCGCACAGGCTGCTTGAAGAGCGAGACATGCTTGAATGCGGGATCGACATTGAACGTCAGCGCAACCTGAACTATTCGGTCCAAGACAGTGAGGCGTGGGATTTGAAATTAGAGCAAAAACACAGGAAAAAAGATGCAGGACTGATCGATTTCGTAGATGCTGCCGAACGCGCATATCAGCGACAGGTGAATGCGCTCAAGCCGCACACATCCAGAAGCACGACTCAGAAAGACCAGCATGCAGTGCATGCGAGCAGCCCTGCTACCGGCACGCTCGTCCGAAACCAATCCACACCAATCGATGAGCTCCAGTACGGATCTCATGTCCCTACAGACGATGccgtcgatcgagtcaTCACGCATCTCAACCACGAAAAACAGCTCATCCGAAATCGAAGCCGCGCCAGAAACAACGACGATTCCGATATCAACTACATCAACGATTCCAATCGTCACTTTAACAAAAAACTCAAACGCTTCTATGATAAGCAAACCCAAGAGATCAGGGAAAATCTTGAACGAGGTACCGCTCTCTAAGTCGCACACCACAGCACCACAGCACCACAACGCATCAGGCATCAGGCATCAGGCATCAGGCATCAGGCATCAGCTATCGCCGTCTCTTCCGGCTCGTGCAACGCAACCCAAGATGGAAACACCCCGAATCGCTTCACTGTACCTTGGCAGCGCGTTCGACAGAGCTATCCTCGCCGTGGTAGCGCAAAAGCACTGTGACACAGcgaccaacagcagcagtctcACAAGGCCGACTGCAGAGCAAAGACGATTTCCGATTGACTCCACCGCGGCTTACAAAAGCTGTGAGGCTCGCACGATAGAACTTCGACGTGACACGGCGATCGACAGCAACAGTCTCACAAGGCCGACTGCAGAGCAGAGATGATTTCCGATTGACTCGACCGTGGCTTACAAAAGCTGCGAAGCTCGCACGATAGAAATTCGACGGGCCAGTCTGCTACTTGGACAGCCCGAGCATGGCGTCCCGATGTTTTACGGACCCAGACTCGGATCTTCCAAGCACATGATCAGCACCGAGCATTGGGTCTCGAGTCGAGGTTGTATGTGATCCAGCCATTCCTCAGACCACGCTGATAGTCCCAATCGGCAGCCTGCTCCGTCTTCCACGTCCAAAACACCCAACCCGACGCACGCTCATACACCGAGATCTGCGTCTCAAACATGCGCCTCAGAGTGTTCTTGTAGGCGTCAGAAAAGTTGGAGCCGTCTCCGGTCTTGTCAGAACAGCTGCCGACATAGTAGCTGCCCGGGTAGCTGCCGTCGTACCGAGCGCCCACCCCCCTGCCGTTCAGATACTTGGCACAGTCGGTAGGCGCATTGGTCCACTCGCCTTCAATGGTCCACAGGTTCTTATCCGACGACGCAAGTCCGTTGGCCATACCGCAAAACGTGTTCAGACGATCATTTTCGTTCCTAGCCACCTCGGCGGGCGAAAAGACCTGGTAGATGTGCGTGTCGAGCAACACCTGCTGGAACTGTTGCGGCTGCATAAAGCCGTTCCAGTAGGACAGCGTCTGAAAAGCGTCGTGAATCATAATAGCAGCATTGCCAAACCTGGATCGCGCAGCACCATAGCCATTGTAGTAGTAATTTTTCGTGTAGTCGAGAATGTTGCCTCCAACAAAGCCTGCTGGCTCATTAAGAagctggatcgaggtgaCAGTGCCGTCGTACTGGGCGTAGCGAGCGGCAATCGTACCAAtcaccgcagcagcacggtTGGCGTTGTTGGCGTCGTTGGGCCAATTGACGCTACCCTTGCGACCAGAGTTGTCGAATCCGTTCTGAGAACCCGGTGCGCCATGCAGGTCAATAATCACCTTGAGCCCATGGTTTCGGGACCATTGGATCGCTCGCTCCAGGTAGTCAGCCTGGTTTGAGCGCACATACGGCTCGCCGGCCGACGTGTCGAAAGCCCAGTAGCCAATGGGGATGCGGACATGGTTGAGACCAGCCGCTGCGATCTGAGCAAAGTCAGACTCAGTGTAAAAGGTGGCCCAGTGGTTCTGCAGTCGGTTGTATGCGTTGCTAGCGTACTGGCCAAATGTCCACTCGTCAATGACGCGCGAGTCGCCCGTGTTGTCGAACAAGCTCGGAGTGATCCACGGCTCGGCAACCAGCCACCCACCAATGTTGACCCCTCG comes from Mycosarcoma maydis chromosome 1, whole genome shotgun sequence and encodes:
- a CDS encoding putative exo-beta-1,3-glucanase (I/II), major isoform, translated to MLLKHTLLPALASAIALLSQRTTASPIGAFVPPGNDTGPVIRADTSGKLYDSLLDERGQLLDDARIIFEPRQNPGFAYGSQKVRGVNIGGWLVAEPWITPSLFDNTGDSRVIDEWTFGQYASNAYNRLQNHWATFYTESDFAQIAAAGLNHVRIPIGYWAFDTSAGEPYVRSNQADYLERAIQWSRNHGLKVIIDLHGAPGSQNGFDNSGRKGSVNWPNDANNANRAAAVIGTIAARYAQYDGTVTSIQLLNEPAGFVGGNILDYTKNYYYNGYGAARSRFGNAAIMIHDAFQTLSYWNGFMQPQQFQQVLLDTHIYQVFSPAEVARNENDRLNTFCGMANGLASSDKNLWTIEGEWTNAPTDCAKYLNGRGVGARYDGSYPGSYYVGSCSDKTGDGSNFSDAYKNTLRRMFETQISVYERASGWVFWTWKTEQAADWDYQRGLRNGWITYNLDSRPNARC
- a CDS encoding uncharacterized protein (related to SYF2 - pre-mRNA-splicing factor), giving the protein MARKSTRAANKCDEHKPVCKPARITETSASLSTTAHQSEAGGITDTSANASTARHEVLLAEQPMPQTTPASTNAELTASEAVPQAEPSTCASTGKPTMEERQARLSALRSKMSASSRANRREILDEQSRARTLSQAGASTSSRKLAKAHRLLEERDMLECGIDIERQRNLNYSVQDSEAWDLKLEQKHRKKDAGLIDFVDAAERAYQRQVNALKPHTSRSTTQKDQHAVHASSPATGTLVRNQSTPIDELQYGSHVPTDDAVDRVITHLNHEKQLIRNRSRARNNDDSDINYINDSNRHFNKKLKRFYDKQTQEIRENLERGTAL
- a CDS encoding Rag GTPase GTR1 (related to GTR1 - GTP-binding protein) is translated as MKRKVLLMGQSGCGKTSMRSLIFSSYRAADTRRLGSTLDVEHSHVRFLGNLVLNLWDCGGQQSYMDSYLDKQRSQVFSTVGVLIYVFDLVAAAEGGDEDQTEWERDLRYYKDCVSALYQYSPDAQVFCLLHKMDLIDKSRRAAVYSHRVKQLRRKSKEVAHAAGSKADGFRVQCFATSIWDESLYRAWSRIVQTQIPALSVLERHLQLFVDTCSASEVVVFERTTFLVIAKAFGTSTKEALSSSFEKARLGASSGFSYDEDEEGMEGFRDTQGKLPNTSLGSGFFHASDSAFSSSSSSTSKPTSTALDPERFEKVSELIKNFKLSCQKLPAKTSQSEFQAMELRTSTFSAYIDSLTSNTYIMILIADPAIHLASVKLNVQLARDHFERLQAINLHP